A stretch of the Deinococcus reticulitermitis genome encodes the following:
- a CDS encoding peptide ABC transporter substrate-binding protein translates to MKKRYGLTAAAATLLLLSACSNPGSGAGRGPSGLVIGAGQEPPNISDPWLTNNLSISAEINALTTASLTIRDNDGNQQPDIATEVPTEANGRYTLNRDASGQVVSNSLTYTIRPEAKWSDGTAITPADFQFWLNVYQDERVPVPDRFPYSNATITVSESDPATFTLTYEPPYLFAQTAGQPGLAPAHVMRAGWEAFDQATKGQEPGEALQAEWTKFISGYTTSSTPPKVVSGAFVPETWTAGSMLSLKRNANYWREPEGGADKYLQTVTYRFIPNTNTLKLNLLSGELGALSATGVTFDQALDLQQRQGEKFTTYFVPGAVWEHIDINTRGERSQKLGLNDARVRQALLYGIDRSAMTQALFQGKEPVSNTFVNPLAGVYAEDVPTYEYNPERAKELLAQAGWTPGGDGILQKNGQKLALTFSTTAGNAVRERVQQILQAQWKKIGVQVNVQNYPASVFFGPDMLSKGEEGKWDLAMYAWVSDPTLEDGSLFKASGIPTAANGYSGQNNSGWNNARYNELQKAAETNFDEESRKAQFAEMQKIWAEEVPALPLYFRSNPYAQQKDLVNYDFSAITQYPTWDAFRLGWGESGAVSAHTQQ, encoded by the coding sequence CTGCTGCTGCTAAGTGCCTGCTCGAACCCGGGCTCGGGCGCGGGCCGTGGACCGAGCGGTCTCGTGATCGGAGCCGGCCAGGAGCCGCCCAACATCAGCGACCCCTGGCTCACCAACAACCTCTCGATCTCGGCCGAGATCAACGCCCTGACCACCGCGTCGCTGACCATCCGCGACAACGACGGCAATCAGCAGCCGGACATCGCCACCGAGGTGCCGACCGAGGCCAACGGCCGGTACACACTGAACCGCGACGCTTCCGGCCAGGTGGTGAGCAACAGCCTGACGTACACCATCCGTCCCGAGGCGAAGTGGAGCGACGGCACGGCGATCACGCCCGCCGATTTCCAGTTCTGGCTGAACGTGTACCAGGACGAGCGGGTGCCGGTGCCCGACCGCTTCCCGTACAGCAACGCCACCATCACGGTGAGCGAAAGTGACCCGGCCACCTTCACGCTCACCTACGAGCCGCCCTACCTGTTCGCGCAGACGGCGGGGCAGCCTGGACTGGCGCCCGCGCACGTCATGCGCGCGGGGTGGGAGGCCTTCGATCAGGCAACCAAGGGCCAGGAGCCCGGTGAAGCGCTGCAAGCCGAGTGGACCAAGTTCATCAGCGGTTACACCACCAGCAGCACGCCGCCCAAGGTGGTCTCCGGCGCATTCGTTCCAGAGACGTGGACGGCAGGCAGCATGCTCAGCCTGAAGCGCAACGCCAACTACTGGCGCGAGCCTGAGGGGGGTGCAGACAAGTACCTTCAGACGGTGACCTACCGGTTCATCCCCAACACCAACACCCTCAAGCTCAACCTGCTGTCTGGCGAACTGGGTGCGCTGTCGGCCACCGGCGTGACCTTCGACCAGGCGCTCGACCTCCAGCAGCGCCAGGGCGAGAAGTTCACGACCTACTTCGTGCCCGGCGCGGTGTGGGAACACATCGACATCAACACGCGCGGCGAACGCAGCCAGAAACTCGGCCTGAACGACGCCCGCGTCCGTCAGGCGCTGCTGTACGGCATCGACCGCTCCGCCATGACCCAGGCGCTGTTCCAGGGCAAGGAGCCGGTGTCGAACACCTTCGTCAACCCCCTCGCCGGGGTGTATGCCGAGGACGTGCCCACCTACGAGTACAACCCCGAGCGGGCCAAAGAGCTGCTTGCCCAGGCTGGCTGGACGCCCGGCGGCGACGGCATCCTGCAAAAGAACGGCCAGAAGCTTGCCCTGACCTTCAGCACCACCGCCGGCAACGCCGTGCGCGAGCGCGTGCAGCAGATCCTTCAGGCGCAGTGGAAGAAGATCGGCGTGCAGGTCAATGTCCAGAATTACCCCGCCAGCGTGTTCTTCGGCCCCGACATGCTCAGCAAGGGTGAGGAAGGCAAGTGGGACCTCGCGATGTACGCCTGGGTGAGTGACCCCACGCTCGAAGACGGCTCGCTGTTCAAGGCGAGCGGCATTCCCACGGCGGCCAACGGCTACTCCGGCCAGAACAACTCCGGCTGGAACAATGCCCGCTACAACGAGCTGCAAAAGGCTGCCGAGACCAACTTCGACGAGGAGAGCCGCAAAGCGCAGTTTGCCGAGATGCAGAAGATCTGGGCCGAGGAAGTGCCGGCCCTGCCGCTCTACTTCCGCTCCAACCCCTATGCCCAGCAAAAAGACCTGGTCAACTATGACTTCAGTGCCATCACCCAGTACCCCACCTGGGACGCCTTCCGCCTCGGCTGGGGCGAGAGCGGCGCCGTGAGCGCGCATACTCAGCAGTAA